DNA from Brassica napus cultivar Da-Ae chromosome C4, Da-Ae, whole genome shotgun sequence:
tattATGAATGGGAAATTGATGGGAGAACAACTCAGAGATACTCTACTGGAGAAGTATACGCTCACCTTCGATCGCAAGGACCTTCAGTGCCGTGGTACCACATCATCTGGAATAAGAAAGGTATCCCAAGACATAGCTTCCTCGCTTGGTTATTTGTGCTTGACAGATGCCCGACGAGAGATAGAATTATTAGATGGGGACTCCAATCCTCTCCGATGTGCCTTCTCTGTAACTCAACTTCTGAATCACGCGATCACCTGTATTTTGATTGTCCTTTCTCTTGGGGAATCTGGAGTGTATTGCCATCTTGATGCGATCTTAATCCGGAACGCGATTGGAGCAGAGTGATGAACCAGTTGCTAGGGCTTAACCGTGGATCGCCTAAAGGACACTTAACAATTCTCTGCTGGCAAGCTTGTCTTTACTGGGTTTGGTCTGAACGTAACGCTCGCCTACATAGGGACGTCTTCCGCTCCTCAGATGCTTTGATCTGCAAGATTGATCGCCAAATTAGAGACAAGATACTTTCTTTCAGAAAAACGAACCCAACCGTCTCCTCCGTAATGATGCAACAGTGGCTGCCTTGAACAATTCTGATCGTCGGATCTTCTTCCCCGTCTTTTGCAAAGACAAATTACCTTATTTCTAATATTTGTGCTCTTAGGGGTTATTTAATGATTCTTGATTTGGGTTACTACTAACTAGGCTGAGACTCAAAAACAAACTATGGGCTTGTATGTTTTCTATTCCCCTTTTGcttttaatatgaaaaatatgttcaaaaaaaaaaaaaaagttggcataataatatatactacactataaatttataaagaaGTGTAAATGTATGAGTGACCCatgattttctaaaaaattggCTTCTAGTTTTAAGATAAATTAGCAAGAAAATAAATTGAAGAGTGAGACATGAACTAGATTACTAGATAGACTATTTGATTAGGCTTCGTTCGCGTAGCCCTCTGCGACGCTCTCAACTCTGGTGTGCATTGTATACTAGTATACAttcaatcttatatatacacaacAGACATGCACCATCCACTTAACTAATTTATCAGTagatttcaaaagaaaaattaatatccTTAGATGCATACCCATTTCTTTTGGATGTAAACATATGCATGAACCCATTTCTTTTGGATGTAAACATACCCAAACTTTTGGTCTACTACTTACATGTTGGGACAAATTATGTTGTTATATATTCTTAGGTGTGAACTTTAATGTTTCTTTAtagcatctccaaaaaaaaactctattttgaagtttccaaaactctatatttgaagtttaaaggtgttcttctgcaaaagcaaaacttcaaattcaacttcaaaactatttatattttataatatggaccttatatttgtcataactaatttgaattcatataacttttgtaaataactagcacatatataaacatattacaacaatattaattaataaaatattctattaaaatataaaaatttaaataaaaataactaaattaatattaaatttcaaacaaaataacatattattccataaattgattttcataatatatgatctattagtgCATTTCAAAGTAAAAATGGCTCTCCCCATTTTTTCTTTGTAGATTACGAGTTAACAATTGTTGAAATCAGGTGATATTGATACTTATAAATACATTAGATCggaacaagaaagaaaaacagaaacataaaatattgctaaaagactaatttattttcgatgatattaatactcgtgaatatatttgATATGAACAATAAAGAAttggaaaatatttgaaaattttgaaggttccggaTTAAACTTAcatgactattagtgttgttgtaatatttaaatttgtgtaatagttatgtcttcatgtaattttttaaaaaaaattgttaagtttttttttgtatattattgctGTCTAAATctggtttaaaatattttaaatcttattttaaaattttatttaattttatgtgtaaaatttaaaatctgtaaacaaaaattaaaatatttatgaggtataattttttaaggattaaaaaaataaacaagaaaatatttatgaatcataaatgtgatgtatGATTGTATGGACCAaattgcaaataaaaatatgaaacttaaaatttgaagttttgagtagtgaaacttcaaatatagaattttactcttcaaaacttcaaatttgaagttttgaaatttctttttgcagagcaaaaaattttaaatttaaagttatagaaTGTCTTTTAGAGATGTTATTGGCATTATTATCTATCACGAACAATGTGATCCCCACGACTCTCGTAATAACTAATGAAAAGTATAGTAATGCATTATCACCCAACTGTTAAGATACCACCTTTCATTTATTATCTAACCATTTCTTGCCCTATGCATTAGTAATTTCGAAATATTCTTTTACGTAACATGCTCTtccatatgattttttttttctatacaaAACCCCTCAAATGGTTTAATAGAAAACAGGATAAATATCCACAACTTACAACCatttaaaaaatactcatctataaGAACCCCACTTCGTCTCTCTTTAATTTTGTGTTCGCGTGAGTTCTTTATCACCTCTCGGTAACCTTCGAATATCGCAATTCGACAGAATCGACTCAAACTCACGTCTAATTTATTAAAAAGGAAGTACATTTTGTACTTAACCCTAAGTTTTCCACAAAAAATACCTTCTCATACCACTAGTATTAAACACAGAGTTTTGCATTTAAATTAAACCGGCACACACGATTGCTTTAataaattagatttacaaaacCAACACTAAACCACTTAATCCTCTGTTGCTACACATAGTTCTATACAATGAATAAAACATAACATTTTGCCTTATTACAAAAACACAACGTGTAACTTTATTATATGCTGGTTGTGATACTACTTTCCTTCCTCTTCGTGTACATCATATTCCATTGTTATAACAGCTCATGTTTCCTCAGTCTAGAGAACCAAAACCAGCATTTTAGATAGATATAAATTTGATGTACTTGATtaagtttgaaaattttattctttcgatcataatttatttcatgatttatatatattaaaaaattcaacatCAGAACAATTCGATAATACcagtataaattattttgttcaaaatccagaataatcatttattaattttctagaATAATGACTTTCCAAAATCCATTCCTATATTTAAGCAAATCTTCTTAACAATCACAGTATCAAATCATTCACGTAACTAgcagaagatttttttttggtttatactTTTGCAAATCACGTTTAAAtcaaatcttttaaaaagtccacatttttttgttaaatatgatgtaccatttttaaaatgatacaaactggtccaattaaatatatcatattGGATTTGCTAAATTTAATTACCAGAATCatgtattttttggtttttttggtACATTTTCATTAGTTTAGATTATTACTGTTTAAAAACTCTAtaattattactttaaaatacactttaaatcacaaaagttatagtataatttaataaaacaccCACAATTGGCAAACTTAATACTcaaatatttttactaaataatgtTTAATGAAATAGAAAAGTTGTTCCAAAACCTATACATCATCATAATTTCTACTTGGACACTAAACAAACTGAACAAAATACATCAATCTCAAAACTCTATAACTATGAAACTGTAATATGAATTTTTAACATATAATCATTTAGAACATACATCCGCGCGGACGCGCGGGTCCAAACtcacatctaatctattaaaagtgaAGTACAATTAGATTTCAACCCTAACTTTATCCTATTAATTACAATGTTTGCCACTCAGTCTAAACTGAAAAAATTAAGTCTCAGCTAAGCCTCATTTTCGGCAAAGCCCATTAACAACTTTTGCCAGAATTTAAAAAGCTGCATTAAAAGTGtttgtgtttttcaaatttaGTTCACATTAATTATTTGATGTTATCGCCGTCTCCCATGTGAGCGATGCCTGGAAAGACTTTGGCAGAAATAAactgaatttttaattttctcgaAGGTGAAAAAGGCATATAAATATCTATTACTACGCTTTAGCACAAGAAACTGAATGCTTACTTCCTTGCTGGCATCTAAATCTAATGTTTGCTCTTGATAAAGGGACACGGATGAAGTTGATACTTTGATTATCAGTCTTGACTCTTGAGAATATTGAAATATGAAAACTCTGGACATTGACATCCTAAATGTTGTAAAGAGttagttaatattttgtttagaaaagTTAATATTTCCAAAAATCTACACTATACTATTCattcagttacaaaaaacaaaaaaatgcaaaacaaagTAATATAAATGATAAGatgataaaatagaaataacatattaataaatttcaaattcgTAATTGATTAATGAATTGCATATTCAAGTAATCTATTAagagaattcaaaattttaaataataccaTTTTTGTCAACCTAAAATCACGCAATCACCTAATATAAAATGTGTTTATAACGTTGATCTAACTGTTTTTAACGCTGATTAGTTAAGATGTGTATTGGTTATGTAAGTAGTTCAgagtttctttcaaaaaaaatagtttagagtTAAAGTCAAAGCATCTATAATTGTATGAAGTTAAAGCCTatgtttatattaaatatttcaaactgatgtacaataatttaatatgtTAACTATAaaggctatatatatatatattttttactttacatttttttgtaaaaataatagaCCAAGTGCTTCGAAAAATTATGTTATAATGTAAATATAcacattttttacaaaaatatattaaataattatcatatcaacataattaacaaaaatatatttgaattataaaaacaaaaaagattcgTAAGTAATTactgaaatttataaaatattatataataattaaattataaactgtccaaaaaaaaatttatcaacatTAATATTACCTTAATTCTAAAATTGCTTTTATGCTTTTTAAGTGTTGTGTATTCCTTATTTATTTCCATTATAAAGTAAACTGAGAGACacataaatttgaaaaagataaaaattattttccataaaatatttgttttagaaaattaatgTATTAGTATACACAAACATATTAaatggttaaaattataaacaaatacaatataaaaatggtTCATGTAGTAAAAATGATCAAATTTATTTAGTtgtcattttgattttttttttttggctcaactTCAAGTTTATATTGACCAATTGTGGAATACAAGATTACAACCTCTCAGAGATTTTAACCTCACACACAATACCTGGATTTAGTGTCACCCAGGATCACATAGATGGATCCTACGCTCCCAATCTAATCCGGCATTGTATTTTCCTCTACGATGAGGTCGAGTTCATCCCACTACACGGAATAAACCGCCTCTTAGACCCCTAATTCGACTTCGAGATACAACGACAATaattaaaacacaaaagaaaaaggaaatcaCAATGGGTACTAATCTAAAACCAGACTGATGGTCTCCTAATGATTCAAATTCAGTTCGTGTACCACGGTATCAACACCAGAAGGCGCATTCCGACTTGAGCTCCTCTTCCTTCCGGCCATCACAATCTGTATCCTCAGCCTAAAACCGAACACGAGTCCGGAATGAAAAGCGACCTGGATTACGGCTTCGTGTAACGGGAAAACTAAGTCGCGGCTTCAAGAAGTGTGTAGTTCAAGAAGTGTGTAGTTTCTCTAATATATACTACactataaatttataaagaaGTGTAAATGTATGTGTGACCCatgattttctaaaaaattggCTTCTAGTTTGAAGATAAATTAGCatgataagaaaataaattgaagAGTGAGACATGAATTAGATTACTAGATAGCCTATTTGATTAGGCTTCGTCCGCGTAGCCCTCTGCGATGCTGTCAACTCTGGTGTGCATTGTATACTAGTATACAttcaatcttatatatacacaacAGACATGCACCATCCACTTAACTAATTTATCAGTAGATTTCAAATAAAGAAACTCTTCTTTATTAGCTTAAGAATCACTCAAAGCTTAAGCACTCAAACAAAATCTCTAAACTCACACAAAGGTTTGCAACACTCTTGcaactctttatatagagactatatttcctaaactcattaggaacacatattttcttttctctaaTCCTATACTCATTAGGATTGGTGTAACTTAACTCCTAAGTTATCTTTATGACTATCTCCAACATTCTCTACCTTAAACTTAA
Protein-coding regions in this window:
- the LOC111205614 gene encoding uncharacterized protein LOC111205614, with the protein product MATLARSESQVQVHAVLTTILLNEEEDYYEWEIDGRTTQRYSTGEVYAHLRSQGPSVPWYHIIWNKKGIPRHSFLAWLFVLDRCPTRDRIIRWGLQSSPMCLLCNSTSESRDHLVMNQLLGLNRGSPKGHLTILCWQACLYWVWSERNARLHRDVFRSSDALICKIDRQIRDKILSFRKTNPTVSSVMMQQWLP